One Rhinolophus ferrumequinum isolate MPI-CBG mRhiFer1 chromosome 10, mRhiFer1_v1.p, whole genome shotgun sequence genomic window, tttattgaatctgtcagtaaacttttctttcccatgtgtttttttcttctcaggaCTCTCTGCACTTGCAAATCATCAAAAAGCCAAGATGTTGGTATTACTGGCTGGCATCTTTGTGGTCCACATCGCCACCGTCATTATGTTATTTGTTTCCACCATTGCTAACGTGAgtaatgttgttttgtttgttcgtttgttcattcattcattcattcattcaaagttATTGAACTATTTACATAAAGTGCTACAAAAGCCACAATCACTGCCCTCTGTGAATTTTCAGCTTAGTTGTGGAAAAAGATAAACACACTCACACTTCAAACAACTAAATAACAGGAGGATAAAAGCCAGTATCCACGGATATAAGTGAGCCCACCAGGCTgttggcttctagaagctggagaaCACAACAAGGCTTCTTCAGGCTCTACATGAGTCTTCTAGTTGAGGTGGACTTTGGAGGACTGGTAGATGGGTGGGCTTTTTCCTGGTGTAAGATAAACGGTTGCCGGTTGCCGGAGCATAGGGATACATTCCAGACAGGAGTACTAGCCAGGGTGCCCAAGTGGGAGGGACAGGCTTTGTTTAGGGCATAATGAGGACACCCAGGTGGCAGGAGCAGATCTTCCCTTGCTTCTAGGAACCTTGATTAGAAGGAGCAATGGGAGTGAGATGATGAGAAGCTTTGGTTACTAGACGGAGGGATTCAAGTTCTGAATTAACAGGCTTCCACTGAATTCACTCActcaaataaaacaacataaaaatatagagGAAGCAAGACTTTCTCTGAACCTTGGGCTACTCTGCCCTCTAGTGGTAGTTTGTAGCTTAcaatttgcttttcttgttcttttctcagAAAAAGTAAGACCCCTCTTTTGACACAAAAATCAAGGCCAACAATCGCTAGACAGGCAAATGATGGTTCTAGAATCTGTTTAGGTTCCTGTTACAATTAAAGGATCAGTGGGTTTTAAAGTTCAGATAGAAGAGTGTTGCCAACATTGGTAGGTGTGATTATAAGCAAGGCTAAATTAAGTATGACTGATTAGACAGAACACTTGCCCATGCAGCCTCCTGCAGACTGTAATTCAGACGTTCTGTACGCCAATCCCTGAGTCTCTTAGGATGACAGGTCTGGGAAACGACTTCACACGATATTAGTGGATACCAAAGTGCTGAATGTTGAATCCAGAACATGAATCCAGAGCAGGCAATTGCTTGTCCTTGGCCTGCCCTTCCAGTAACATGCATTTTGACAGACACACTGTGTGGACAGACCTGGGTGTTTTCCATCTCAGTAGGATAACTGTTTTTCTTGGGTAAGGTAAGAAGGGCACTGGCACTGTGGTGAGCCTGAGGAATATATTCTTCTGGTCACTCTTCTACTTTTAGCGGCCCCCACAGTAAAGCTCTTGCTGTGCTATTTTACTATGAAATTACTTTGCATGTTGTGACCAAGTTCAATCAGTCTGTTTAGATGAGAGTGGCTTATTAATCACCCAGACAGGCTCACTGGTATTTTCTTAATTACCCTTGTGTTTCTCAATTGTCTTGAGTTGAATATGTtgccttaacttttttttttcttcttcttagcCAGGCCCTCACATGAAACAGTCTTGATTGAGTATACGAATTGTGCATACTTAAAACCAATTTCCTCATCCAGGGTTTCCATTTCTTAGAACCTTAGAATTTTAAACTACTGTagttgaattcctttttttttttttaagtgatgagGAATGTAAAGCCCAGAGAGGCTAGGTGATTTCCCCTTGGCCAcacattcttctctctcttttcttttgggaCTTTTGTGACTTCGATTTTAGTTGAACCTTATTTCCACCAAGAGATGGGTTGTTTAGCCGTATTTGTGGCTACATACCATGTCTTGATTAAGATTTGGTCCTGACACAAGCTGAtctggtatttctttttcttttaaagcagagggtccattttaaaacattttttgtttcctcctgGTTTCAGGTCTGGGTGGTTTCCGATGTAGGAAAAGCATCAGTCGGTCTTTGGAAAAACTGTACCGACTTTAACTGCAATGGAGACCTGCCATACGCCCATGAAGGTATCTATAAAGCTATTGCATTCAGTGCTGACCATTCATGTGACTGGGGAAATGTCCAGCCTGTCAGAGACTGGTCAGCCTGACACCCCACTCTCTTCACCCTGTGTCCACAGATGCGCTCAAGGCAGTGCAGGCCTTTATGATCCTCTCCATCATCTTCTCTGTCATCTCTCTCATGGTCTTCGTGTTCCAGCTCTTCACCATGGAGAAGGGCAACCGCTTCTTCCTCTCGGGGGCCACCATGCTGGTGTGCTGTGAGTATCTCAGGCGCAGAGTCCAGTTCACGCATCGTTCTTACCATCAGCATTCCTGGCAACTTGAGCAGATGAGCCCATGGCTCAGGGAAACAGCCTTGTACAATTCTCTCCTTGGGTTACTTATTCTCCCTTTAGCACTACCTGATCAATGCTTAGAATAAGAATGCTTATCTGCTTCATTGTTTAAATCTAGTGCTCCGGAGAGCCTGGGGCACGCCCatttattatgttggtgcaaaagtaattgtagtttaaaaaaaaaattgcaaaaatctcaattacttttgcaccaacttaataagcATTTGTGTATAAGACGCTTGAAGAGGGTGGGCAGGTGGGAATCCTGGGAAAGAGGAAACCACTGCCACAAAGCTAGCAATTGTCGCCATTCACATTCTCCTGTCATTCTTCCCAAGTACACAGTTTGGTGGGATGCTATGTTCTTTTGCATCCCGGGGAAGCCTGCCGACATGTGCTGGGGTCCAGACGGGAAAGCTGGGTGGTGGACATGAGGTTCTGGGTTTTACTTCACACTTGCAGCCACGCAGGCCAATGCAGATGTGAGAGCCCAGACACCTGCAATTTATCATCAAGAGTGGTTCAGGGCAAATCAACAGAACCATTATACTATTTGGGGCCAAACAGCcagatttccttttctcattgtaGATGAGGGAAATAGGATCTTTGAAATCTTGGTTTTAATGTAAACAaaaactgaacaacaacaacaacaacaaccaccctaaacatttttctttgttccctGCAGGGCTCTGCATTATGGTTGGTGCGTCTGTCTACACTCATCATTATGCAGGAGGTCAGCATGCCTACGCTAAAAGTCACCATGGCTATTCCTTCATCCTGACCTGGATCTGCTTTTGCTTCAGCTTCATCATTGGCATTCTCTACCTGGTCCTGAGAAAGAAATAAGGCCGAAGAAGTTCATggggaaatggggggaggggcggaggaAGGTGTTGAATCTGGGAGGGAAGTGGAAGTTGCTCTGCAGGAAAAACCAaaagggaggggggcgggggagggagccGTAAgggtgggagaggctgaaacCCAAATCACTCCTGAGGGGGTTCTCTACTGTCAAGGCCCTGTGCTTGGGAGAAAGTAGTTGGCTACAACTCTGATGTTCTCTTGATATGGTGCCAGAGAGCCTCCCTCCAGCCACCAGACTTGGTCTCCAGCTGTTTTCAGTTACACACACTTCCTGGGGCCCCATCCGCTGCCACACCACTAGCTCCACTTCCGAAGGTGAAATCTGGGTCTCGCACTGTGGTCCTCAGATCTACTGCACCAAGTGAAAATAGCGGTACAAGTTCTGGCAAGAGCAGATATTGTTTTCGTACTAAATATACTCAGCCTGGAAGCCATCCCGCCCTCCCGACCCAAAGCAAAACATCGCATTCCAGTCTGAAGGGCCCACAGGAGGGCTTTGGTCAGCGAGCCAGTATCCCTCTTTAGAATAGATATTTAGCTCTGTGGAATTCAGTGGtatttgtgacaaaatgggagGAAGAAATATAGTCATAAAGCCAAGTTGGTGGGTTAGTAAAACCAAGAAAGAGAACTTTTCACAGTGGAAGACCTGGGGGATGGTCAGAACCCAGACCAGACCTCACACAGCTAGCTATCCCTCATGGAGACCACTTGCTACAGGCTTTGCTGGGCCTCTTG contains:
- the EMP1 gene encoding epithelial membrane protein 1 gives rise to the protein MLVLLAGIFVVHIATVIMLFVSTIANVWVVSDVGKASVGLWKNCTDFNCNGDLPYAHEDALKAVQAFMILSIIFSVISLMVFVFQLFTMEKGNRFFLSGATMLVCWLCIMVGASVYTHHYAGGQHAYAKSHHGYSFILTWICFCFSFIIGILYLVLRKK